From one Brachypodium distachyon strain Bd21 chromosome 4, Brachypodium_distachyon_v3.0, whole genome shotgun sequence genomic stretch:
- the LOC100826270 gene encoding dehydrodolichyl diphosphate synthase 6, whose product MEEKPDGIMTTGVVATMLKFLRKCIIAVHSYGPMPEHIAFIMDGNRRYAKFRTIKKGTGHRMGFSALTASLLYCYEMGVKYITVYAFSIDNFKRDPSEVQSLMELMEEKINELLENRGVINKVNCKINFWGDLDLLSEPVKLAAQKLMASTAQNTGLVFSVCMPYNSTSEIVNAVNKLCAERRNIAQREYSGNCNGQDANNGVHPDVSVADLDRHMYSDGCPDPDIVIRTSGEARLSNFLLWQTTFSHLQSPAPLWPEFSLRHLLWAILQYQRVYPYIEQNRKLEKKQL is encoded by the coding sequence atggaggagaagcctGATGGCATCATGACAACTGGTGTTGTTGCAACTATGCTGAAATTTCTACGCAAATGTATCATAGCAGTCCATTCATATGGCCCAATGCCTGAGCACATTGCGTTTATTATGGACGGTAACCGTAGATATGCTAAATTCAGGACTATCAAGAAAGGCACTGGTCACAGGATGGGGTTCTCCGCTCTAACTGCAAGTCTTCTCTACTGCTATGAAATGGGTGTGAAGTATATTACTGTTTATGCATTTAGTATCGACAATTTTAAGCGAGACCCAAGTGAGGTTCAGTCTTTGATGGAGTTAATGGAGGAAAAGATCAATGAGCTATTGGAAAACAGAGGTGTCATCAACAAGGTGAACTGTAAGATCAACTTCTGGGGGGACTTGGACCTGTTAAGCGAACCCGTAAAGTTAGCAGCTCAGAAGCTGATGGCAAGCACCGCTCAAAACACAGGATTAGTGTTCTCTGTTTGCATGCCATACAACTCAACTTCTGAGATTGTGAATGCTGTTAACAAGCTTTGTGCAGAACGAAGGAATATTGCACAAAGAGAGTACTCAGGCAACTGTAATGGCCAAGATGCAAATAATGGTGTACATCCAGATGTTTCAGTGGCCGATTTGGATCGGCATATGTATAGCGATGGATGCCCAGATCCTGACATCGTGATCCGCACTTCAGGTGAGGCTCGACTGAGCAATTTCCTTCTGTGGCAGACGACGTTTAGCCATTTGCAGAGCCCAGCCCCTCTGTGGCCTGAGTTCTCTCTGAGGCACCTTCTATGGGCTATATTACAGTACCAGAGAGTGTATCCTTATATAGAGCAAAACAGAAAGCTGGAGAAGAAGCAGTTGTGA
- the LOC100826583 gene encoding probable beta-1,3-galactosyltransferase 5: MKAKNSATAATGDRRPVITRSILLLCAFSFGLGMLFTDRFGTVPDLRNPGMTQRRRLEGEPKKIVTEDFVAKAKPSNDRDVMGEVSKTHEAIQYLDKSIATLQMELAARRSKHELLGIADGTRQERKKAFVVIGINTAFSSKKRRDSVRETWMPQGEKLKKLEEEKGIVIRFMIGHSTTSDSALDKSIDEEDAVYHDFLRLDHVEGYHKLSAKTKTFFSTAVASWDADFYVKVDDDVHVNLGMFITTLGRHKLKPRVYIGCMKSGPVLSDKNSKYHEPEFWKFGEDGNKYFRHATGQIYAISKDLATYISVNQPLLHKYANEDVSLGAWFIGLDVEHVDDRDMCCGTPPDCEWKAQAGNVCVASFDWRCSGVCNPVERLKYVHSRCGEGDEAIWGASI, from the exons ATGAAGGCCAAGAacagcgccaccgccgccaccggtgaCAGGAGGCCGGTGATAACAAGGTCGATACTCCTCCTCTGCGCCTTCAGCTTCGGCCTCGGCATGCTCTTCACCGACCG GTTCGGGACGGTGCCGGATTTGCGGAACCCGGGGATGACGCAGAGAAGGCGGCTGGAAGGGGAGCCGAAGAAGATTGTTACTGAAGATTTTGTTGCCAAGGCG AAACCCAGTAATGACAGGGATGTGATGGGGGAAGTGTCAAAGACTCATGAGGCCATACA GTATTTGGACAAGTCAATTGCCACACTACAGATGGAGCTGGCAGCAAGGCGCAGCAAGCATGAGCTGCTTGGGATTGCAGATGGAACAAGGCAGGAACGGAAAAAGGCTTTTGTCGTTATCGGGATCAATACCGCCTTCAGTAGCAAGAAGCGACGGGATTCTGTCAGGGAGACCTGGATGCCTCAAG GCGAGAAACTCAAGAAATTGGAAGAGGAAAAGGGGATTGTCATTCGATTTATGATCGGGCATAG CACTACATCGGACAGTGCCCTTGATAAGTCTATAGATGAGGAGGATGCTGTTTATCACGACTTCCTTAGGCTG GACCATGTCGAAGGATACCACAAGCTATCTGCGAAAACCAAGACATTCTTTTCCACTGCTGTGGCCTCATGGGATGCAGACTTCTACGTCAAGGTTGATGATGATGTTCATGTAAACCTAG GAATGTTCATCACAACTCTTGGCCGGCATAAATTGAAACCGCGGGTCTACATTGGTTGTATGAAGTCAGGACCAGTTCTTTCCGACAA AAATTCGAAATACCATGAGCCTGAGTTCTGGAAGTTTGGAGAAGACGGGAACAAATACTTCCGCCATGCCACCGGGCAGATATATGCCATCTCAAAGGACCTTGCCACCTACATCTCAGTCAACCA GCCCCTACTGCACAAATACGCAAACGAAGACGTGTCGCTGGGAGCATGGTTCATCGGGCTAGATGTGGAGCACGTCGATGACAGGGACATGTGCTGTGGAACACCACCAG ATTGCGAGTGGAAGGCACAAGCAGGGAACGTCTGCGTAGCATCGTTCGACTGGCGGTGCAGCGGGGTCTGCAACCCGGTCGAGAGGCTGAAGTATGTGCACTCGAGGTGCGGCGAAGGAGACGAGGCAATCTGGGGCGCCTCAATCTGA